A window of the Desulfobacula toluolica Tol2 genome harbors these coding sequences:
- the lepB gene encoding signal peptidase I produces MAEKKPKSSLRENIEAIIIAIVIAMFIRTFIVQAFKIPSGSMLETLQIGDHILVNKFIYGVKIPFTDGKTLIPVKDPQKGDIVVFKYPEDPSKDFIKRVVATGGDTVEIVNKKLYVNDRLIENEPYAVYKTSIIYPGIVSKRDNLKKTAVPENNLFVMGDNRDNSHDSRFWGFVDLKAVRGEAFIIYWSWNKNKFGVRWNRIGDLLI; encoded by the coding sequence ATGGCGGAAAAGAAACCTAAGAGTTCTTTGCGGGAAAATATAGAGGCAATCATTATAGCAATAGTTATTGCCATGTTTATCAGAACGTTTATTGTTCAAGCATTTAAGATCCCATCGGGTTCCATGCTTGAAACGCTTCAAATCGGAGACCATATCCTGGTCAATAAATTTATTTATGGAGTAAAAATTCCGTTTACGGACGGAAAAACACTGATCCCGGTTAAAGATCCTCAAAAAGGTGATATCGTTGTATTCAAGTATCCTGAAGATCCATCCAAGGATTTTATTAAAAGGGTGGTTGCCACAGGCGGGGATACCGTGGAAATTGTTAATAAAAAACTTTATGTAAATGACAGGCTAATTGAAAATGAGCCTTATGCTGTTTATAAAACCAGCATCATATATCCTGGAATTGTCAGCAAAAGAGATAATTTAAAAAAAACCGCTGTCCCTGAAAATAATTTGTTTGTCATGGGTGATAACCGTGACAATAGTCATGACAGCAGATTTTGGGGTTTTGTTGATCTAAAGGCAGTCCGGGGAGAAGCATTTATCATTTACTGGTCATGGAATAAGAATAAATTCGGAGTCAGATGGAATAGAATTGGTGATTTATTAATATAG
- a CDS encoding homocysteine biosynthesis protein yields the protein MSDYKVNKTIEQINKKIAAGEAVVVTAEEIIDIAKKEGIVEAAKKIDVVTTGTFAPMCSSGAFINIGQSKPLVRTTKTWINNVQAYSGLAAVDCYLGATQTCEDDPLNKRHPGEFNYGGGHVIQDLVAGKQVHIRAESYGTDCYPNRKIEKLVTLEELPNAMLCNPRNAYQNYNCAINKSDKIKYTYMGTLKSDMGNANYSTSGELSPLLNDPYLKTIGVGTRIFLGGAQGYVTWTGTQHKNKVERGLNGVPVTPAGTLAVMGDLKQMSPEWLVGQSIRGYGVSLSVGFGIPIPILNEEILKYTSVCDEDIFTQVVDYGYDYPEGISKSYGQVSYAELKSGSIMIKGRKIPTVPLSSMIKARKIADILKKSIQKAKFFLGQPQHMFY from the coding sequence ATGAGTGATTACAAAGTTAATAAAACAATTGAACAGATAAATAAAAAAATTGCGGCCGGCGAAGCTGTGGTTGTGACTGCAGAAGAAATTATCGATATTGCTAAAAAAGAAGGCATTGTTGAAGCGGCAAAAAAAATTGACGTGGTAACCACCGGAACATTTGCACCCATGTGTTCTTCCGGGGCGTTTATCAATATCGGCCAGTCCAAACCCCTTGTCAGGACAACAAAAACCTGGATTAACAATGTGCAGGCATATTCAGGCTTAGCAGCTGTAGACTGTTATCTGGGTGCTACCCAGACCTGTGAGGATGACCCGTTAAACAAACGTCATCCAGGTGAGTTTAATTATGGCGGCGGACATGTGATCCAGGATCTGGTTGCCGGAAAACAAGTTCATATACGTGCGGAAAGTTATGGCACGGACTGTTACCCCAATCGAAAAATAGAAAAGCTGGTCACATTGGAAGAGTTGCCAAATGCCATGTTGTGTAATCCTCGAAATGCCTATCAAAATTATAATTGCGCAATCAATAAATCCGATAAAATTAAATATACTTATATGGGAACCTTAAAATCGGACATGGGCAATGCCAATTATTCAACATCAGGTGAACTCAGTCCGCTTTTAAATGATCCTTATTTGAAAACAATTGGTGTGGGAACCCGGATTTTTCTGGGAGGCGCACAAGGGTATGTAACATGGACCGGCACCCAGCATAAGAATAAGGTTGAAAGAGGATTGAACGGCGTGCCTGTGACACCTGCTGGGACCCTTGCCGTAATGGGGGATTTAAAGCAGATGTCTCCCGAGTGGCTTGTCGGCCAGAGTATTCGAGGCTACGGCGTTTCTTTGTCCGTTGGCTTTGGAATTCCGATCCCTATTCTAAATGAAGAGATCCTTAAATATACTTCGGTTTGCGATGAAGATATTTTTACTCAGGTTGTTGATTATGGATATGATTATCCAGAAGGCATTTCAAAATCCTATGGCCAGGTAAGCTATGCAGAACTGAAAAGCGGTTCGATTATGATCAAAGGAAGGAAAATCCCAACAGTTCCATTATCTTCAATGATAAAGGCACGAAAAATAGCTGATATTTTAAAAAAATCCATCCAGAAAGCAAAGTTCTTTTTAGGTCAACCACAACATATGTTTTATTAG
- a CDS encoding M23 family metallopeptidase: MKRFVFFVLFFVVFIPIVWVLVHKFESKKPIVDITIPSIYLKKSYEMSLNITDRQTGLRKIMVSIMQQGKEKVLLDKQYASSTFLGLFPEVKKTQETFTIPVLFWKYGMTDGEAVIRIMVSDYSWRGWNKGNVFYVEKKVVIDSKPPKVRVLTKRHNVERGGSGLVIYRVFEENLKSGVKVGDNFFPGHAGLFEDKQIYAAFFALSHMQGTGTQLSVIAEDMAGNITKRGFYHYIRDKNFKTDVLNISDRFLEQKVYDFDVDDKNGFFQEQEPSLLKKFLYINGEVRKNNVETILKIPQVTQNEKYWDGMFSRLNGSARRAGFADRRTYKYKGNEIDRAVHLGVDLASTSNAQVKAANSGKVILTKFIGIFGNTVMIDHGFGLCSLYAHLNHMSVNEGDMVKKGDDIGSTGLTGLAGGDHLHFSMIVHNVFVNPVEWWDDSWIKNNITSKIDFVKQID, encoded by the coding sequence ATGAAAAGATTTGTCTTTTTTGTTCTGTTTTTTGTTGTTTTTATTCCCATTGTCTGGGTGCTTGTTCATAAATTTGAAAGCAAAAAACCAATTGTCGATATTACAATACCGTCTATATACTTGAAAAAATCCTATGAAATGTCACTGAACATTACAGATCGTCAAACAGGTCTGCGCAAGATTATGGTATCCATAATGCAGCAGGGTAAAGAAAAGGTTTTGCTGGACAAGCAATATGCTTCTTCAACTTTTTTAGGGTTGTTTCCTGAAGTGAAGAAGACGCAAGAGACTTTTACCATACCTGTTTTGTTCTGGAAATATGGTATGACAGATGGTGAAGCAGTTATCCGGATAATGGTTTCTGACTATTCATGGCGAGGCTGGAACAAGGGTAATGTTTTTTATGTCGAAAAAAAGGTCGTTATTGATTCAAAACCTCCCAAAGTGAGGGTCTTAACGAAACGTCACAATGTTGAACGTGGCGGTTCCGGTCTTGTTATTTACAGAGTGTTTGAAGAAAATTTAAAAAGCGGTGTTAAAGTGGGGGATAATTTTTTCCCGGGTCATGCCGGTTTGTTCGAAGATAAACAGATCTATGCTGCTTTTTTTGCTTTAAGCCACATGCAGGGTACTGGCACTCAGCTTTCCGTCATTGCAGAAGATATGGCAGGCAACATTACAAAAAGAGGATTTTATCATTATATAAGGGATAAAAATTTTAAAACAGACGTTTTGAATATTTCCGATCGTTTTCTGGAACAAAAAGTTTATGATTTTGATGTGGATGACAAAAATGGTTTTTTTCAAGAACAAGAACCTTCCTTGCTTAAAAAATTTTTATATATCAATGGTGAGGTCAGAAAAAATAATGTTGAAACCATATTAAAGATTCCTCAAGTAACGCAAAATGAAAAATACTGGGACGGAATGTTTTCAAGACTTAATGGATCTGCAAGGAGAGCTGGATTCGCTGATCGACGAACTTATAAATATAAGGGCAACGAAATTGACAGGGCGGTTCATTTAGGGGTTGATCTGGCTTCAACGTCCAATGCGCAAGTGAAAGCTGCCAATTCGGGTAAGGTGATTCTGACAAAATTTATCGGCATATTCGGCAATACCGTTATGATTGATCATGGATTCGGGCTTTGCAGTCTTTATGCTCATTTAAACCATATGTCAGTAAACGAAGGGGATATGGTTAAAAAAGGTGATGATATTGGTTCCACTGGTTTGACGGGCCTTGCCGGCGGCGATCATCTTCATTTTTCAATGATTGTACATAATGTTTTTGTAAATCCCGTTGAATGGTGGGATGATTCATGGATTAAAAATAATATTACATCAAAAATTGATTTTGTGAAGCAGATTGATTAG
- the kdsA gene encoding 3-deoxy-8-phosphooctulonate synthase, whose product MDNFFFNLVDRPDPGFFLIAGPCVIESHEITYRIAKHLKKITEQLDIPFIFKASFDKANRTSVHSFRGPGFNEGLTILEKIKKDLDIMVISDIHLPDQAQKAAKVLDIIQIPAFLCRQTDLIMAACNTGKPVNIKKGQFLSPLDCNNIINKAKESKNTHICITERGSSFGYNNLVVDFRSIPIIKNLGVPVVFDATHSVQLPGGATDSSAGERQFVPTLSKAAIAAGANGLFIETHPEPDKALCDGPNSMPLNDMKNLLSTLVAIKQAVG is encoded by the coding sequence ATGGACAATTTTTTTTTCAATTTAGTCGATAGACCAGACCCGGGATTTTTTCTCATTGCCGGTCCTTGTGTGATAGAAAGCCATGAAATCACTTACCGTATTGCAAAACATTTAAAAAAAATCACGGAACAACTTGATATTCCCTTTATTTTCAAGGCATCCTTTGACAAAGCAAACCGTACTTCCGTTCACTCTTTCAGGGGCCCTGGCTTTAATGAAGGATTAACCATTCTTGAAAAAATCAAAAAAGATCTGGATATTATGGTTATTTCAGATATTCATTTGCCTGACCAGGCTCAAAAAGCGGCAAAGGTTCTGGATATTATCCAAATACCGGCATTTTTGTGCAGACAGACTGATTTAATCATGGCAGCCTGCAATACAGGCAAACCGGTCAACATAAAAAAAGGACAGTTTTTATCTCCTCTTGACTGTAATAATATTATCAACAAGGCAAAAGAATCCAAAAATACCCATATTTGTATTACAGAAAGAGGCTCCTCATTCGGTTATAATAATCTTGTTGTGGACTTTAGATCCATACCGATTATCAAAAATTTAGGCGTACCGGTTGTCTTTGATGCGACACATAGTGTTCAACTTCCCGGAGGTGCCACAGATTCTTCTGCCGGAGAAAGGCAATTTGTCCCTACTTTATCAAAGGCAGCCATAGCAGCAGGCGCAAACGGATTGTTTATTGAAACCCATCCGGAACCCGACAAAGCCCTGTGCGACGGACCCAATTCCATGCCGTTAAACGATATGAAAAATCTTTTATCCACCCTTGTGGCAATCAAACAAGCAGTGGGATAA
- a CDS encoding KdsC family phosphatase — translation MKTKLANIDLLLLDVDGVLTDGSITYSDSGEQIKSFHSRDGLGLRLLMDAGIGVGIITGRKSKALEYRCENLGITLLFDGIKDKSKALDSITALTGTALEKIAFVGDDLIDLPVMKRVGLSFCVPEAPEEVKKHSDIITIQKGGRGAVREICDNILKAKGLWDIILNQYLL, via the coding sequence ATGAAAACCAAGCTTGCCAATATTGATCTTTTGCTGCTGGATGTGGACGGGGTATTAACAGACGGAAGCATAACCTATTCAGACTCGGGAGAACAGATAAAAAGTTTTCATTCACGAGACGGCCTAGGGCTGCGACTGCTTATGGATGCAGGAATTGGCGTCGGCATCATCACCGGCCGCAAATCAAAGGCCTTGGAATACCGGTGTGAAAATCTTGGGATAACCTTGTTGTTTGACGGTATCAAGGATAAATCAAAAGCCCTTGACAGCATCACTGCCCTAACAGGAACAGCACTTGAAAAAATAGCGTTTGTCGGAGACGATCTGATTGATCTTCCCGTCATGAAAAGAGTGGGACTTTCTTTTTGTGTCCCCGAAGCACCAGAAGAGGTAAAAAAGCATTCAGATATTATTACAATCCAAAAAGGAGGCCGGGGAGCTGTCAGAGAAATTTGTGACAACATCTTGAAAGCAAAGGGATTATGGGACATCATCCTTAATCAATACCTGTTATGA
- the lptC gene encoding LPS export ABC transporter periplasmic protein LptC gives MIYVSKHKLTYPLIGLLILMIVIISGFFYFDKLLSTPPQINDIKIDSKAALKLNFLKQISKKNGIKEWELKAGSATLLKNENKAVLTDVSVFFFTKDNKKVHLTSQEGILQTKTHDMTFSDNAVVTYETSVLRTDKLHYNKKEHIIYSNTHVRLEKENSFIEADSMKTELNNNMIILNGHVKGNFSEKFVIQ, from the coding sequence ATGATATACGTTTCAAAACACAAACTGACCTATCCTTTGATAGGCCTGTTGATTTTAATGATTGTCATCATCAGCGGCTTTTTTTATTTTGACAAACTGCTTTCCACCCCACCGCAAATTAACGATATTAAAATAGACTCCAAAGCCGCTTTGAAACTGAACTTTTTAAAGCAGATTTCAAAGAAAAACGGGATAAAGGAGTGGGAGCTGAAAGCTGGCTCTGCAACTCTCCTAAAAAATGAAAACAAGGCTGTTCTAACTGACGTTTCAGTCTTTTTTTTCACAAAAGACAATAAAAAAGTTCACCTGACATCTCAAGAAGGCATCCTCCAGACAAAGACGCATGACATGACATTTTCCGATAATGCGGTTGTAACCTATGAAACTTCTGTCCTGAGAACTGATAAGTTGCATTATAACAAAAAAGAACATATAATCTATTCCAACACTCACGTGAGGCTTGAAAAGGAAAATTCCTTTATTGAAGCAGATTCAATGAAAACGGAACTCAATAATAATATGATAATTTTAAATGGGCATGTTAAAGGAAATTTCAGTGAAAAATTTGTTATTCAATAA
- a CDS encoding LptA/OstA family protein — protein MLKEISVKNLLFNKSTCLFFVPFFIFCFTGLLQIKIAHSQTQNTFKEAPIRVESDKMIAQKDTSMIEFIGNVKVTRADFIVFADSIQIYFMNDNKNKDAQNNIKEIISTGNVKYIAGERKAFADKAVYTTKEGILVLTGKSPKLITGSSFVTGTKITLFRNQDKVLVESDGKKRVEALFNPEDNITEKQ, from the coding sequence ATGTTAAAGGAAATTTCAGTGAAAAATTTGTTATTCAATAAATCAACATGCCTTTTTTTTGTGCCTTTTTTTATTTTTTGCTTTACAGGGCTATTGCAAATAAAAATTGCCCACTCCCAAACGCAAAATACTTTCAAAGAAGCTCCTATTCGCGTTGAATCCGATAAAATGATTGCACAAAAAGACACCTCAATGATTGAATTTATCGGTAACGTCAAAGTCACAAGAGCGGATTTTATTGTTTTTGCTGATTCCATTCAAATTTACTTTATGAATGACAATAAAAACAAGGATGCTCAAAACAATATCAAAGAAATCATTTCGACCGGAAACGTCAAATACATTGCCGGAGAACGAAAGGCATTTGCTGACAAAGCTGTCTATACAACCAAAGAAGGGATATTGGTTCTAACCGGCAAATCTCCTAAATTAATAACAGGCTCAAGTTTTGTTACCGGAACAAAGATTACTCTTTTCAGAAATCAAGATAAAGTACTCGTGGAAAGTGACGGTAAAAAAAGAGTTGAAGCGCTTTTTAATCCTGAAGATAATATCACTGAAAAACAATAA
- the lptB gene encoding LPS export ABC transporter ATP-binding protein — protein sequence MTQLALKNLVKIYNGKKVVDHVSLKVKQGEVTGLLGPNGAGKTTTFYMSVGLVKPDQGEVLIDNDDITQYPMYIRARKGIGYLPQESSIFKKLTVKQNIAAILEVLPQNGIDIEQKTMGLMKELGIINLAGQKAGSLSGGERRRLEISRVLATNPLFILLDEPFAGIDPLAVIDIQQIIYQLTKKGIGVLISDHNVRETLGVCDNAYIMNRGKVIESGNPDKIISSKLAKKIYLGENFKL from the coding sequence ATGACACAACTTGCATTAAAAAATCTTGTAAAAATCTATAACGGCAAAAAAGTTGTGGATCATGTCAGCCTTAAAGTGAAACAAGGCGAAGTAACAGGTCTTTTAGGGCCAAACGGAGCGGGCAAAACAACTACATTTTACATGTCGGTTGGATTGGTCAAACCCGATCAGGGTGAAGTTTTGATTGATAATGATGATATTACGCAATATCCAATGTATATAAGAGCAAGAAAGGGAATCGGATATCTTCCTCAGGAATCAAGCATTTTTAAAAAGCTGACGGTAAAACAAAATATTGCTGCCATACTTGAAGTGTTGCCCCAAAACGGCATTGATATTGAACAAAAAACCATGGGCCTGATGAAAGAGCTTGGCATTATAAATCTTGCCGGGCAAAAAGCCGGTTCCCTTTCAGGAGGAGAAAGACGGCGGCTTGAAATTTCAAGAGTCCTTGCCACAAACCCATTGTTTATACTTCTGGATGAACCTTTTGCAGGGATTGATCCTTTGGCGGTCATTGATATCCAGCAAATAATTTATCAGTTGACTAAAAAAGGAATCGGCGTTTTAATATCGGATCATAATGTAAGAGAGACCTTGGGAGTTTGTGACAATGCATATATTATGAACCGGGGCAAGGTTATTGAATCGGGGAATCCTGATAAAATCATTTCAAGCAAATTAGCTAAAAAAATCTATTTGGGAGAAAATTTTAAACTATAA
- the rpoN gene encoding RNA polymerase factor sigma-54, with amino-acid sequence MELGLQQSLILTQQLVMTPQLQQAIKLLQLSRLELAEMIQQEMEQNPALEEAGTEEPSDNNITALENEIPSSEKEAPLKEVTIEEKVRSDTDWENYINEYNSTGRVYTESENTEAPNYEAFTSEKKTLQAHLQWQLMLHGLSEEKEKIGHMIIGNLNRDGYLCSDIEEIAETSGVEIEVVEDLLSVLQTFDPPGICARNLRETLLIQVHQLGIDNPIITEIINNHLKNLENRNSKKIAKALKISLDDVRAAVKIIQYLEPKPGRKFSTEEPAYITPDIYVYKHEDGFKIVMNDDGLPKLKINRFYKNAIANGHKISKDTKNYLNEKMQSASWLIKSIHQRQKTIYLVMESILKFQNEFFEKGIAYLKPLILKDIAEDIEMHESTISRVTTNKYAYTPQGLFELKYFFNSSIERTGGESMASASVKERIRLLIENENPESTLSDEKIASILQSSNIQIARRTVAKYRKVLNILPSNKRKQL; translated from the coding sequence ATGGAACTTGGATTACAACAAAGTTTAATCTTAACTCAGCAACTGGTCATGACGCCTCAACTTCAGCAGGCTATCAAGTTGCTCCAGCTGTCGCGCCTTGAGCTTGCCGAGATGATTCAACAGGAAATGGAACAAAACCCTGCTCTTGAAGAGGCCGGTACAGAAGAGCCATCTGACAATAATATTACTGCCCTGGAAAATGAAATCCCCTCCTCTGAAAAAGAGGCCCCTTTAAAAGAAGTCACCATTGAAGAAAAAGTAAGGTCTGACACAGACTGGGAAAATTATATTAATGAATATAATTCTACAGGAAGAGTCTATACGGAATCGGAAAATACAGAGGCTCCGAATTATGAAGCTTTTACTTCTGAAAAAAAGACACTGCAAGCCCATCTTCAGTGGCAGTTAATGCTCCATGGACTCAGTGAAGAAAAAGAAAAAATCGGTCATATGATTATCGGGAACCTGAACAGGGACGGCTATCTTTGCAGTGATATTGAAGAAATTGCCGAGACTTCCGGTGTTGAAATAGAAGTTGTTGAAGATCTGCTTTCAGTACTTCAGACCTTTGATCCGCCCGGTATTTGTGCCAGAAACCTTCGTGAGACCTTGCTGATTCAAGTTCATCAACTGGGTATTGATAATCCCATCATAACTGAAATCATAAACAACCACCTGAAAAATCTTGAAAACAGAAACAGCAAAAAAATTGCCAAAGCATTGAAGATATCCCTTGATGATGTCAGGGCAGCCGTAAAAATCATTCAATATCTTGAACCTAAACCCGGTCGAAAATTTTCCACTGAAGAACCTGCATATATCACGCCTGATATCTATGTCTATAAGCATGAGGATGGTTTTAAAATTGTAATGAATGATGATGGGCTTCCCAAGCTTAAAATCAACAGATTTTATAAAAATGCCATTGCCAACGGCCATAAAATATCAAAAGATACAAAAAATTACCTCAATGAAAAAATGCAGTCTGCATCTTGGCTGATAAAAAGCATACATCAGCGTCAAAAAACAATATACCTTGTAATGGAAAGCATTCTAAAATTTCAAAATGAATTTTTTGAAAAAGGGATTGCATATTTAAAACCACTGATTCTAAAAGATATAGCAGAAGATATTGAGATGCATGAATCAACAATCAGTCGGGTGACAACCAATAAATATGCCTATACCCCCCAGGGACTTTTTGAGTTAAAATACTTTTTTAACTCTTCAATCGAGCGAACCGGCGGAGAATCCATGGCATCTGCAAGTGTAAAAGAAAGAATAAGACTTCTTATAGAAAACGAAAACCCTGAAAGTACTTTAAGTGATGAAAAAATAGCCAGCATTCTTCAAAGCTCAAATATCCAGATTGCCAGAAGAACGGTCGCTAAATACAGGAAAGTACTGAACATACTTCCTTCTAATAAACGCAAACAGCTTTAA
- the hpf gene encoding ribosome hibernation-promoting factor, HPF/YfiA family: MQTTVTFKKIDTSVALKSYVQKKLDKFDKMLDSPAEAHVVLSVEKIRHIAEITLTCDKLKIHAKEDSESMYSSIDALMDKIKPQIKKHKEKVKQHLSRNKQSIKNESAQLNLSAESFDNPMTDQMVDTIIIETVDTKPMDIEDAVIELDSGKQSFFVFNNARTEQLNVLYKHNNGKLGLIQPIG; the protein is encoded by the coding sequence ATGCAAACAACCGTTACCTTTAAAAAAATTGACACATCTGTTGCCTTAAAATCTTATGTTCAAAAAAAACTTGATAAATTTGATAAAATGCTGGACAGCCCGGCTGAAGCACATGTTGTGCTGTCTGTTGAAAAAATCAGACATATAGCTGAAATCACACTTACTTGCGACAAATTAAAAATTCATGCCAAAGAAGATTCCGAAAGTATGTATTCCTCTATTGATGCACTGATGGATAAAATAAAACCCCAAATTAAAAAACACAAAGAAAAAGTCAAACAGCATCTGTCAAGAAATAAACAGAGCATTAAAAATGAATCTGCTCAATTGAATTTATCTGCAGAATCATTTGACAACCCTATGACAGACCAGATGGTAGACACGATAATTATTGAAACAGTTGATACTAAACCCATGGATATTGAGGACGCAGTGATTGAATTAGATTCCGGAAAGCAATCTTTTTTTGTTTTCAACAATGCCAGGACAGAGCAACTCAATGTTCTATACAAACACAATAACGGTAAGCTGGGATTAATCCAGCCCATAGGATAA
- a CDS encoding PTS sugar transporter subunit IIA — translation MRISRLLNKNSIIANLNASDKKGAIDELASAVSQTTDASAKDIATVLMEREQLGSTGIGGGIAIPHGKLDSVGSIIVGFGLSPKGIEYESLDNKPVHIFFLLLTTQNSTGDHLKVLAQISKLLKMDHFKQRLLTAESVDEIYNIIMEQDEDF, via the coding sequence ATGAGAATCAGCCGGCTTCTTAATAAAAACTCTATTATTGCAAACCTTAATGCCAGTGACAAAAAAGGGGCTATTGATGAACTTGCCTCAGCAGTTTCACAAACAACAGATGCATCAGCCAAAGATATTGCCACTGTTCTCATGGAAAGAGAGCAGTTAGGCAGCACTGGTATTGGTGGCGGCATTGCAATTCCCCATGGAAAACTTGATTCGGTCGGATCAATTATTGTCGGTTTCGGACTCAGTCCAAAAGGGATTGAATATGAATCCCTTGACAATAAACCCGTCCATATTTTTTTCCTGTTATTGACAACACAAAACTCTACCGGTGATCATCTTAAAGTATTGGCCCAGATTTCCAAACTTTTAAAAATGGATCATTTTAAACAAAGACTGCTAACCGCAGAATCCGTTGATGAGATTTACAATATCATTATGGAGCAGGATGAAGACTTTTAA
- the rapZ gene encoding RNase adapter RapZ, translating to MQKFYIITGLSGSGKTTAVQAFEDASFYCVDNMPIELLPKFLDLPLKESPEIKGLAFVMDMRSKNFISNYAQGIASIEDHLSMTPRIIFLEAAENKLLQRFSQTRRQHPLTNEKSLLDNIQLEKRMMAPIKKTAHHIIDTTHLNVHQLKSQILDLIHDGDKSISLTKINIISFGFKYGIPNDADLVMDMRFLANPYFIKELKSQDGESEAVKHFVLSQNETRIFLEKYLNLLDYLIPLYKMENKAYLTIAVGCTGGRHRSVAIARSIYEHLIKKRLNPGLIHRDIDRDIKET from the coding sequence ATGCAAAAGTTTTATATCATAACCGGCCTTTCCGGGTCCGGAAAAACAACGGCTGTTCAAGCATTTGAAGATGCTTCGTTTTATTGTGTCGACAATATGCCCATAGAACTTTTGCCTAAATTTCTGGACCTGCCGTTAAAAGAGAGTCCTGAAATCAAGGGACTGGCGTTTGTGATGGATATGAGAAGTAAAAATTTCATATCAAATTATGCACAAGGCATTGCCTCAATTGAGGATCATTTGAGTATGACACCCCGGATCATATTCCTTGAAGCCGCTGAGAACAAACTGTTACAAAGATTCAGCCAAACCAGGCGGCAACATCCCCTGACAAATGAAAAAAGTCTTTTGGACAATATTCAACTGGAAAAAAGAATGATGGCACCCATCAAAAAAACGGCACATCATATTATTGATACGACCCATTTGAATGTTCATCAGCTGAAATCTCAAATCCTTGACCTTATTCATGATGGGGACAAATCCATCAGTCTGACAAAAATAAATATTATTTCATTTGGATTTAAATATGGGATTCCCAATGATGCCGATCTTGTTATGGACATGAGGTTTTTGGCCAATCCCTATTTTATAAAGGAACTTAAAAGCCAGGATGGAGAGTCCGAAGCGGTTAAACATTTTGTATTATCACAAAATGAAACCCGGATTTTTCTTGAAAAATATTTAAACCTGCTTGATTACTTAATTCCTTTATACAAGATGGAAAACAAGGCATATCTCACGATTGCCGTTGGATGTACAGGCGGCAGACATAGAAGCGTGGCCATTGCAAGAAGTATTTATGAACATTTAATTAAAAAAAGACTTAATCCCGGTCTGATCCACAGAGACATTGACCGGGACATAAAGGAAACATGA
- a CDS encoding PTS sugar transporter subunit IIA — translation MTGILLVTHANLGSSLVETVEFILGSKQDNLFSVSINILEDPDSLRKKIKKGISKVITDNGVIIFTDMFGGTPSNLSYAFLEEGRVEVISGVNLPILLKAVKSRSKMDMEKLTSSLIEHGKKSISLASEILKGTKRA, via the coding sequence ATGACAGGCATACTTTTAGTCACCCATGCAAATTTAGGAAGTTCACTTGTTGAAACTGTTGAATTTATTTTAGGAAGCAAACAGGACAACCTGTTTTCCGTTTCCATTAATATCCTTGAAGATCCGGATAGCTTAAGAAAAAAAATTAAAAAAGGAATTTCAAAAGTCATAACAGACAATGGCGTTATTATTTTTACGGATATGTTTGGAGGAACGCCTTCAAACTTAAGTTATGCTTTCCTGGAAGAAGGACGGGTGGAAGTCATTTCCGGTGTCAATCTTCCTATTCTCTTAAAAGCAGTCAAATCAAGATCCAAGATGGATATGGAAAAATTAACCTCATCCCTTATAGAACATGGGAAAAAAAGCATATCCCTTGCCAGCGAGATTTTAAAGGGAACAAAAAGGGCATAA